Proteins encoded in a region of the Acidimicrobiia bacterium genome:
- a CDS encoding NADH-quinone oxidoreductase subunit NuoI, translating to MGKFSGLKVTLRHLFRRPVTTQYPEEQRVRPQRFHGRHVLNRYPDGMEKCIGCELCAGVCPARCIYVRGAENPPDAPISPGERYGYVYEINMLRCIFCGLCVEACPTEAITMSNLFEFKIYDRKDAIYTKEDLLVGEDGMPRLKEGVEPEWAIQALTETGGWMRATSPAGNADFEGIPMWSEEKLFGLRPAERGQRREKSDLGIDSENG from the coding sequence ATGGGCAAGTTCTCGGGATTGAAAGTAACCTTACGGCACCTTTTCAGAAGGCCGGTCACGACACAGTACCCCGAGGAGCAGCGTGTTCGCCCGCAGCGTTTCCACGGCCGGCACGTTCTCAACCGTTATCCGGATGGAATGGAGAAGTGCATCGGATGCGAGTTATGTGCGGGGGTGTGTCCTGCGCGTTGTATATATGTGCGAGGGGCGGAAAACCCGCCAGATGCGCCGATCTCGCCGGGTGAGCGGTACGGCTATGTCTACGAAATCAACATGCTCCGTTGTATTTTTTGCGGACTGTGCGTTGAGGCCTGCCCTACTGAGGCCATCACGATGTCGAATTTGTTTGAGTTCAAGATTTATGACCGCAAGGATGCGATCTACACCAAAGAGGATCTGTTGGTGGGAGAGGACGGCATGCCTCGCCTCAAGGAGGGTGTGGAGCCTGAGTGGGCTATCCAGGCGCTCACTGAAACGGGCGGCTGGATGAGGGCGACCAGTCCCGCTGGTAACGCTGATTTTGAAGGGATTCCGATGTGGTCCGAGGAAAAGCTCTTTGGCCTGCGACCTGCAGAGCGTGGCCAGCGGCGGGAGAAGTCGGATCTAGGAATCGATTCAGAAAATGGCTGA
- a CDS encoding NADH-quinone oxidoreductase subunit NuoH produces MEGPVDLLWIITGIAKVIVIFGATLLSILFLIYAERKLVAFMQVRIGPNRAGPKGLLQTLADGIKLFFKEQVTPIEAKRALYVMAPLLTLAPPFITLMLVPIGDAIEIAGRKVYLQGVDVSVGLLVFLAMSSMAVYGVTLAGWSSGSKYPLLGGVRASAQMISYETGMALALIPPVIMAGSLSTRAIVLQQAGTWFGFVPKWMVFPHIVPFLVFMACAVAETNRAPFDLVEAESELVGGFNTEYSGIRFAMLMLSEYAGMVAVSAIAVTVFLGGWNGPRLQVLPWLWPMVWFFVKLGVLIFVFIWIRATLPRFRYDQLMRFGWKVLIPVALLWLLGSAGVQAYLSSMR; encoded by the coding sequence GTGGAAGGACCTGTAGATCTCCTCTGGATTATCACTGGAATCGCTAAAGTCATCGTGATCTTTGGTGCCACGCTGCTATCCATCTTGTTTCTCATCTATGCAGAGCGCAAGCTAGTGGCTTTTATGCAAGTGAGGATTGGACCTAACCGTGCTGGCCCCAAGGGGCTTCTTCAGACGCTAGCCGATGGCATCAAGCTTTTCTTCAAGGAGCAAGTAACGCCTATCGAGGCCAAACGAGCTCTCTACGTGATGGCTCCCCTACTCACGCTTGCCCCGCCTTTCATCACGCTGATGTTAGTTCCCATCGGTGACGCTATCGAAATTGCCGGAAGGAAGGTGTACTTACAGGGTGTAGATGTGAGTGTAGGACTCCTCGTGTTTTTGGCCATGTCGTCGATGGCTGTGTACGGGGTCACCCTTGCGGGTTGGTCGTCGGGATCTAAGTATCCGCTCTTAGGAGGGGTTCGCGCATCGGCACAGATGATCAGTTACGAAACTGGCATGGCGTTAGCCTTGATCCCGCCAGTGATCATGGCAGGTTCTTTGTCGACCAGAGCCATCGTGCTTCAACAGGCGGGGACGTGGTTTGGGTTCGTCCCCAAGTGGATGGTGTTCCCCCATATCGTGCCCTTTTTAGTGTTCATGGCTTGTGCGGTGGCCGAGACTAACAGGGCCCCCTTTGACTTAGTAGAGGCGGAGTCGGAGTTGGTTGGCGGCTTCAACACCGAGTACTCCGGGATCCGCTTCGCCATGCTTATGCTCTCGGAGTACGCCGGGATGGTCGCTGTGTCGGCGATAGCTGTCACGGTGTTTTTGGGAGGGTGGAACGGGCCGCGGCTTCAGGTTTTGCCGTGGCTTTGGCCTATGGTGTGGTTCTTCGTCAAACTCGGAGTTCTGATATTTGTTTTTATCTGGATAAGAGCGACGCTTCCTCGATTCCGTTATGACCAGCTGATGCGATTCGGCTGGAAAGTGCTCATTCCTGTGGCCCTTTTGTGGCTGTTGGGATCGGCAGGGGTGCAGGCGTACCTCTCGTCTATGAGATAG
- the nuoG gene encoding NADH dehydrogenase (quinone) subunit G — MSDSHSSTQNNTELKVGPKIITITIDGRDIEAEEGQLLIRAAIDNGVYIPHFCWHPRMKPVAMCRLCLVEVEGIRGLPPACTTKVTDGMVVHTATQTVSQAQQCVLEFLLINHPLDCPVCDKGGECPLQDQTMAFGPGESRYVEEKRHFEKPIPISPLVLLDRERCILCARCTRFAEEIAGDPLISFVGRGNGTQVLTFPDEPFSSYFSGNTVEICPVGALTAVPYRFAARPWDLEQTDSSCIQCSVGCRISMQSSSGKLVRFLGIDSDPVNQGWLCDKGRFSFEYANSNNRVAAPLLRVGDRRKETSWSEALDLCAERLEAIVEKWGPRSVAVVGGAKSTNESAYAFARLARGVIGTPNVDAQMGDGLDSAFLCSSGAGERASISDLDSASCVVLAAPDLKEELPVLYLRVRQAAVTYGVPVIEVSGRDTSLTPYAHTVIRTREGEVAYALWVLARAIGAAQRLPLEEVDKSSLDQAIETLEYQKRPGKPVIVVGRDNLAAQAGGLEAAAVALAKVTSAKVLPVEHRGNILGAYWSGLSPTMLPGARSVGDSEARARCESMWGHTPSFEQGADAVGILQGAATGEIKALILLGADPLGDFPDQRLARKALDGVEFVLSIDALLSPSAQAADVVLPAAAHGEHSGSFMNLEGRIFWNNQKVRHYRLSRPEWYVAQELAERFGDCTFPEGTRELFEELARCAGVEGEVSLGSLALASTTGDGVLLSHRFEPYKIESEVTPPPAPVQYAFRLVATRQLYGNGVVNNACEHLSSLGDSPAVRLAPRDMDKLGITDGDLLRLTNGDVTCVLPARRDVSLSEGSVGVTFNQDLPESSVTVGDSSVARSQISTLIECAQRVTEVRVETVKPRSDAQG; from the coding sequence ATGAGCGATTCCCACAGCTCTACTCAAAACAACACGGAGCTAAAGGTTGGGCCGAAGATCATAACCATCACCATCGATGGACGTGATATTGAGGCAGAGGAAGGGCAGCTCTTGATTAGAGCTGCTATAGACAACGGAGTCTATATTCCGCACTTCTGCTGGCATCCACGGATGAAACCCGTCGCCATGTGCCGGTTGTGCTTGGTAGAAGTCGAAGGGATCCGAGGATTACCCCCAGCTTGCACTACCAAAGTTACCGACGGGATGGTCGTTCATACCGCGACCCAGACCGTATCCCAAGCTCAGCAGTGTGTACTTGAATTCCTTCTAATCAACCACCCGCTTGACTGTCCGGTATGTGACAAAGGGGGCGAGTGTCCTCTCCAAGACCAAACTATGGCTTTCGGGCCTGGGGAGTCTCGCTACGTCGAAGAAAAGCGTCATTTCGAAAAGCCAATCCCTATTTCTCCTCTGGTGCTTCTCGACCGAGAGCGCTGCATTTTGTGCGCCCGGTGCACTCGTTTTGCAGAAGAGATCGCTGGGGATCCTTTAATTAGCTTCGTTGGCCGCGGGAACGGTACGCAGGTACTGACGTTCCCTGACGAACCCTTTTCCTCTTATTTCTCCGGCAACACTGTGGAGATTTGCCCTGTCGGGGCGCTCACCGCTGTCCCTTATCGCTTTGCAGCTAGGCCGTGGGATTTGGAACAGACTGACTCGAGCTGTATCCAGTGTTCTGTCGGCTGTCGCATATCGATGCAGTCATCCAGTGGAAAGCTAGTGAGGTTTTTAGGAATCGACTCCGATCCGGTCAACCAGGGGTGGCTGTGTGACAAGGGGCGCTTCTCGTTCGAGTACGCGAACTCAAATAATCGTGTCGCCGCTCCGCTGTTGCGGGTAGGTGACCGGAGGAAAGAGACATCGTGGTCGGAGGCTTTAGATCTTTGTGCTGAACGACTCGAAGCAATTGTCGAAAAGTGGGGTCCTCGCAGCGTCGCTGTGGTCGGCGGAGCAAAGAGTACCAACGAAAGTGCTTACGCTTTTGCACGCCTAGCGCGAGGCGTGATCGGAACTCCCAATGTCGATGCCCAGATGGGGGACGGACTCGATTCGGCATTTTTGTGTTCATCTGGCGCAGGCGAGAGGGCTTCCATTTCGGATCTAGACTCGGCATCATGCGTCGTGCTGGCCGCGCCTGATCTAAAAGAAGAACTTCCTGTGCTCTACCTCAGGGTGCGACAAGCCGCTGTAACTTACGGTGTTCCCGTGATTGAAGTTTCGGGGCGCGACACCTCTCTGACGCCTTATGCCCACACAGTCATTAGGACCAGGGAAGGAGAGGTCGCATATGCGCTCTGGGTTCTTGCGCGAGCTATCGGAGCAGCACAGCGTCTTCCATTAGAAGAGGTGGACAAGTCCTCTCTGGACCAGGCCATAGAGACGTTGGAGTACCAAAAGCGGCCTGGAAAGCCGGTTATCGTGGTGGGAAGAGATAACTTGGCCGCCCAAGCGGGGGGTTTGGAGGCGGCCGCTGTGGCGCTGGCCAAAGTTACTTCAGCAAAGGTGCTACCGGTCGAGCATCGCGGCAACATCTTGGGTGCTTATTGGTCAGGGCTGAGCCCTACGATGCTACCTGGAGCGCGATCTGTAGGAGACTCGGAGGCGCGGGCTCGATGCGAGAGCATGTGGGGACACACGCCTTCCTTCGAACAGGGGGCTGACGCAGTAGGCATTCTTCAAGGCGCGGCCACTGGCGAGATCAAAGCCCTTATTCTTTTGGGGGCTGATCCACTAGGTGACTTTCCGGATCAGCGGTTGGCCCGCAAGGCCCTTGATGGCGTTGAGTTCGTTCTGTCAATTGATGCTCTTTTATCTCCATCAGCACAGGCTGCTGATGTTGTGCTTCCCGCCGCAGCTCACGGCGAGCACTCTGGCTCGTTTATGAATTTAGAAGGTCGCATTTTCTGGAACAACCAAAAAGTTCGCCACTACAGGTTGTCCCGACCCGAGTGGTACGTGGCCCAAGAACTCGCTGAGCGGTTTGGAGACTGTACTTTTCCGGAGGGCACAAGGGAGCTCTTCGAGGAGCTAGCCAGGTGCGCAGGGGTCGAGGGTGAAGTGTCACTCGGAAGCCTCGCTTTGGCGTCGACCACTGGCGATGGAGTGCTTCTCAGCCACCGCTTCGAACCCTACAAAATTGAGTCAGAAGTGACTCCGCCGCCGGCTCCTGTTCAATACGCATTCAGGCTCGTCGCTACTAGGCAGCTTTATGGAAACGGTGTTGTAAACAACGCCTGCGAGCACTTGTCGAGCCTGGGGGATTCGCCAGCGGTGCGCCTAGCTCCGAGAGACATGGACAAGCTGGGCATCACTGACGGCGACTTGCTGCGCTTGACAAACGGAGACGTGACTTGCGTTTTGCCGGCTCGGAGGGATGTGTCGCTCAGCGAAGGATCCGTTGGAGTTACCTTCAACCAAGATTTGCCCGAGTCATCCGTGACCGTAGGCGATAGCAGCGTCGCCCGCTCTCAGATCTCGACGTTGATCGAGTGTGCACAGCGCGTGACGGAGGTACGCGTAGAGACAGTTAAACCAAGATCCGACGCTCAAGGATGA
- a CDS encoding NADH-quinone oxidoreductase subunit F (part of NADH-ubiquinone oxidoreductase complex I; shuttles electrons from NADH, via FMN and iron-sulfur (Fe-S) centers, to quinones in the respiratory chain; NuoF is part of the soluble NADH dehydrogenase fragment, which represents the electron input part of NADH dehydrogenase), which produces MPEKLVHRRIHDPEAYKLKRYEELGGYAALKKALREMSPEDIVEAVKQSGLRGRGGAGFPTGTKWSFLPHDVRPRYLVVNADEGEPGTFKDRELIEKDPHQLIEGMAIACYALDVHWAAIYIRGEMRLGAFLLERALQEAREAGYIGEKILGTDFSLEVVVHRGGGSYICGEETALLSSLEGRRGEPRLRPPFPAVEGLYRKPTVVNNVETLSNIPYIVLEGPEKYAAFGTEKSKGTRIFCLSGHVNKPGNYEVELGTSFRDLIYGQGMGIRAGNELKCFIPGGASAPWFGPDKLDVPLDMDVVMAEGSMLGSGAVVVMDETTCAVKAAARLVRFFAHESCGQCTPCREGCTWMYNVLKRIEAGGGRPEDLDLLLEIGAGISPSIKSPPPSGPAEFAVYTTICLLGPSGVVPVNSALRLFREEFEKHIEFGACPKVATRREAISA; this is translated from the coding sequence TTGCCCGAGAAGTTGGTCCACAGGCGCATCCACGATCCGGAGGCTTACAAGCTAAAGCGCTACGAGGAGCTGGGGGGATACGCAGCCCTAAAGAAGGCCTTAAGGGAGATGTCGCCAGAAGACATCGTAGAAGCGGTCAAACAAAGCGGGCTCAGAGGTCGGGGAGGAGCCGGATTTCCCACAGGAACAAAGTGGTCTTTTCTCCCGCATGACGTCAGGCCCAGATACTTGGTGGTTAATGCGGACGAGGGAGAGCCCGGCACCTTCAAGGACAGAGAGCTCATCGAAAAAGACCCTCACCAGCTAATAGAAGGCATGGCGATTGCGTGCTACGCCTTGGATGTCCACTGGGCCGCTATTTACATAAGAGGGGAGATGCGCCTTGGGGCGTTTCTATTAGAGAGAGCCTTACAGGAAGCTAGAGAAGCGGGGTACATAGGCGAGAAGATTCTGGGAACCGACTTCAGTCTAGAGGTGGTGGTTCACAGGGGCGGCGGATCGTACATTTGCGGAGAAGAAACTGCCCTGCTGTCTAGTCTGGAAGGTCGCCGAGGAGAGCCTCGTCTTCGACCTCCTTTTCCGGCAGTTGAGGGGCTTTATCGAAAGCCTACAGTTGTCAATAATGTCGAGACGCTTTCCAACATTCCCTACATCGTCTTGGAGGGTCCTGAAAAATACGCAGCCTTTGGAACCGAGAAGTCGAAGGGCACCAGGATCTTTTGTCTTTCGGGTCACGTCAACAAACCTGGGAACTACGAGGTTGAGCTCGGAACTTCTTTTAGGGACCTCATTTACGGCCAGGGAATGGGAATTCGAGCTGGCAATGAGCTCAAGTGTTTCATTCCAGGCGGAGCCTCTGCACCGTGGTTCGGCCCTGACAAGCTAGACGTACCGCTAGACATGGACGTTGTTATGGCCGAAGGCTCCATGTTGGGATCTGGAGCGGTCGTTGTGATGGATGAAACCACATGCGCAGTAAAGGCCGCTGCGCGCCTCGTGCGCTTTTTTGCTCACGAGTCTTGCGGCCAGTGCACTCCTTGCAGAGAGGGATGCACGTGGATGTATAACGTTCTGAAGCGTATTGAGGCGGGTGGCGGACGTCCCGAAGATCTGGATCTGCTCCTGGAGATAGGCGCGGGTATCTCGCCTTCTATCAAGTCTCCCCCTCCCAGTGGTCCGGCCGAGTTCGCAGTTTATACGACGATCTGTTTGCTGGGTCCGTCGGGAGTAGTCCCCGTCAATTCGGCTCTGAGGCTTTTTAGAGAAGAGTTCGAAAAGCACATAGAGTTCGGCGCTTGCCCCAAGGTAGCTACCCGACGTGAGGCTATCTCGGCATGA
- a CDS encoding NAD(P)H-dependent oxidoreductase subunit E, whose translation MALSYENLKRAEAIVARYPQKRSALLPLLHLAQEQDGWVRPDSMRQIAELVGITPAEVLGTASFYTMFKLRPVGDHIVSVCTNISCLLCGAEDILAVFEKELGTSADGLSADGKIWLEEAECLAACGGAPCVQVNYEYFENVSVKQAAEMAQALRRGTRPAGGLGLPSDFDSARRSSGG comes from the coding sequence ATGGCGCTCAGCTACGAAAACCTAAAACGTGCCGAGGCGATTGTCGCTCGGTACCCCCAAAAGCGATCGGCCCTACTTCCGCTGCTGCACCTTGCCCAAGAACAAGACGGGTGGGTGCGGCCCGACTCGATGCGTCAAATTGCCGAGCTTGTTGGGATCACGCCTGCGGAGGTGTTGGGCACAGCCTCCTTTTACACGATGTTCAAGCTTCGCCCGGTAGGCGATCACATCGTGTCTGTGTGCACGAACATTTCATGCCTGCTGTGCGGAGCCGAAGATATTCTTGCGGTTTTCGAAAAGGAGCTCGGAACGAGTGCAGACGGGCTTTCTGCCGACGGGAAAATCTGGTTGGAGGAGGCAGAGTGTTTGGCTGCTTGCGGCGGTGCTCCTTGCGTTCAAGTCAATTACGAGTACTTCGAAAACGTCTCGGTGAAACAAGCAGCGGAGATGGCGCAAGCGCTGAGGCGAGGGACGAGGCCGGCAGGCGGATTAGGCCTCCCTTCCGACTTTGACTCAGCCCGTCGAAGCTCGGGTGGATAG
- a CDS encoding NADH-quinone oxidoreductase subunit D (Catalyzes the transfer of electrons from NADH to quinone): protein MKLRGETPEGELAYEEGRAAGVKRAVVTTEPWAEIHEDEETVVINMGPQHPSTHGVLRLMLELDGEVVLRVKPIIGYLHTGMERTGEMLTYVQGATNVTRMDYLAPFFNELAFSLAVEKLLGIEVPPRAQAIRVMMCELNRISSHLVAVATQGMDIGAISMMLYGFREREVLLRFFEKVTGLRMNHDYIRPGGVAADLPDGWEDDVVSLCDYIPPKIDEYEELLTDNPIWRERTVGIGVITTQECLALGVTGPNLRATGLAWDLRKEMPYSGYENYDFDVVTGSSGDVFDRYKVRIEEMRQSVRIVRQVLESMPDGDYRTQDKKVTPPPRGRIDESMEALIHHFKIFTEGYKVPPGQAYAAVESPRGELGHYIISDGGPRPYRLHVRAPSFANLQGLSAMMEGGLIADAVAVIASTDPVMGDVDR, encoded by the coding sequence ATGAAGCTCCGGGGTGAAACTCCGGAGGGTGAACTGGCCTACGAAGAAGGACGAGCAGCTGGCGTCAAACGGGCCGTCGTTACGACAGAGCCCTGGGCCGAGATCCACGAAGACGAGGAAACCGTTGTCATAAACATGGGTCCCCAGCACCCCTCGACGCACGGAGTTCTGAGGCTGATGTTGGAGCTGGACGGGGAGGTAGTCCTCAGAGTCAAGCCAATCATAGGCTATTTGCACACCGGCATGGAGCGCACTGGCGAGATGCTTACCTACGTCCAGGGTGCGACCAACGTTACTCGAATGGATTACTTGGCCCCCTTTTTCAACGAGCTTGCCTTCTCGCTGGCAGTCGAGAAGTTGTTGGGCATCGAGGTTCCGCCTCGCGCTCAAGCCATCCGGGTGATGATGTGTGAGCTCAATCGGATTTCTTCTCATCTCGTAGCGGTAGCGACTCAGGGAATGGACATCGGAGCCATCTCGATGATGCTCTATGGCTTCCGGGAACGAGAGGTGCTTCTCAGGTTCTTTGAGAAGGTGACGGGATTGCGGATGAATCACGATTACATACGTCCGGGTGGTGTCGCTGCAGACCTACCGGATGGCTGGGAGGATGACGTGGTTTCTCTGTGCGATTACATTCCCCCAAAGATTGACGAATACGAGGAGCTGCTTACCGACAACCCGATCTGGCGCGAACGCACGGTTGGAATTGGCGTCATAACCACACAGGAGTGCTTAGCCCTGGGAGTTACAGGTCCCAACTTGAGGGCCACTGGTCTTGCATGGGATCTGAGGAAGGAGATGCCCTACAGCGGATATGAAAACTACGACTTCGACGTCGTCACTGGGAGTTCGGGAGATGTTTTCGATCGGTACAAGGTGCGCATCGAAGAGATGCGCCAGAGCGTCAGAATTGTCCGCCAGGTGCTGGAGTCAATGCCCGATGGTGACTACAGAACACAGGACAAAAAAGTCACCCCTCCCCCCAGAGGTCGAATCGATGAGTCCATGGAGGCCTTGATACACCACTTCAAGATCTTTACCGAGGGTTACAAAGTTCCGCCCGGGCAAGCATATGCAGCAGTCGAGTCCCCCAGAGGAGAGTTAGGGCACTACATAATCTCAGATGGAGGCCCCCGACCCTACCGACTTCATGTGAGAGCACCGTCTTTTGCTAACCTGCAAGGTCTCTCAGCAATGATGGAGGGTGGCCTTATCGCGGACGCCGTCGCTGTAATCGCCTCGACCGATCCGGTCATGGGCGATGTGGATCGCTGA
- a CDS encoding NADH-quinone oxidoreductase subunit C, which translates to MGEQLNTGSDKPTRIRDDTVTRGEDSIARAVSEVPGARFVGTEDLPVVVVDALGWPHLARRLKEEGFEMLVDLCGVDYLEYPEGAVSIGSAVRFEVVAHVLSISQKQRLRVRIPLVGAEPVCRSVTDVWPGADWYEREAFDMFGIRFDGHPDLCRILMPDDWEGHPLRKDYPAGSISVQFKESPRPGLPTQFRLRTEPVESGMQPEEESDRRGLGQF; encoded by the coding sequence ATGGGAGAACAGTTGAACACTGGTAGCGACAAGCCAACTAGGATTCGCGACGATACGGTAACGCGTGGGGAGGATAGCATCGCCCGCGCAGTCTCTGAGGTCCCCGGGGCGCGGTTTGTAGGTACCGAGGACCTACCAGTAGTCGTCGTCGACGCTCTGGGCTGGCCCCACCTTGCTCGGCGGCTGAAAGAAGAGGGATTCGAGATGCTTGTCGATTTGTGCGGGGTTGATTACCTCGAGTACCCGGAGGGCGCGGTATCCATAGGTAGTGCCGTTCGGTTCGAAGTTGTAGCCCACGTTCTTTCTATCTCTCAAAAGCAGCGGCTGAGGGTGCGAATTCCCCTTGTTGGTGCCGAACCAGTGTGTCGATCAGTCACCGACGTTTGGCCCGGCGCTGACTGGTACGAGCGCGAGGCCTTTGACATGTTCGGGATCCGCTTCGATGGACATCCAGATTTGTGCCGTATTCTGATGCCCGATGATTGGGAGGGACATCCCCTGCGCAAGGACTATCCCGCAGGCTCGATTTCCGTGCAGTTCAAGGAGTCGCCACGACCTGGTTTACCCACCCAATTCCGTCTCCGCACTGAGCCAGTAGAGAGCGGGATGCAACCTGAAGAAGAGAGTGACCGACGTGGGCTCGGACAGTTCTAG
- a CDS encoding NADH-quinone oxidoreductase subunit B, which yields MGLESISANILTTQLEKLVAWARKSSVFPATFGLACCAIEMMATGAAHYDLSRFGMEVFRASPRQADLMIVAGRVSQKMAPVLRQIYDQMPEPKWVISMGACASTGGMFNNYALLQGVDQVVPVDVYVPGCPPGPETLIAGIIALHEKIRSQPLLKRSTA from the coding sequence GTGGGTCTAGAGAGCATATCCGCCAACATCCTCACTACCCAGCTGGAGAAGCTGGTTGCGTGGGCCAGAAAGAGCTCGGTGTTTCCTGCCACGTTTGGTCTCGCTTGCTGCGCCATAGAGATGATGGCAACTGGCGCCGCTCATTACGATTTGAGCAGGTTCGGGATGGAAGTCTTCAGGGCCAGCCCCAGGCAGGCCGATTTGATGATCGTCGCCGGGAGAGTCAGTCAGAAGATGGCCCCAGTCCTGCGCCAGATTTACGACCAGATGCCAGAACCCAAGTGGGTGATTTCCATGGGTGCTTGCGCCTCGACGGGCGGGATGTTCAACAACTATGCCCTGCTCCAAGGCGTAGACCAAGTTGTTCCAGTAGACGTATATGTTCCGGGGTGCCCTCCTGGCCCGGAGACTCTCATAGCAGGAATCATCGCTCTTCACGAGAAGATCCGCTCGCAGCCGCTCCTCAAGCGGTCTACAGCGTGA
- a CDS encoding NADH-ubiquinone/plastoquinone oxidoreductase chain 3: protein MSDYFLLLIMLVLVGLFGSVSLLASRLLAPHRPTRAKLAPYECGIVPEHDPPERFPVQFYLVAMMFLLFDIEIVFMYPWAVRLHDLGLFGFGEMLAFVALLLVAFGYLWREGVFDWGAKRIIERGGSGPGERDSVARPDDSSAERMETRAA from the coding sequence ATGTCTGACTATTTTCTTCTCTTGATCATGTTGGTGCTCGTGGGACTCTTTGGCTCTGTATCCCTCTTGGCGTCACGGCTTCTGGCCCCTCATAGACCGACGCGGGCAAAGCTCGCTCCTTACGAGTGTGGGATAGTCCCAGAGCACGATCCACCCGAGAGGTTTCCTGTGCAGTTTTATCTCGTAGCGATGATGTTTCTGCTATTCGACATCGAGATAGTTTTCATGTATCCCTGGGCAGTGAGATTGCACGACCTCGGTCTGTTCGGATTCGGAGAAATGCTCGCCTTCGTGGCACTTCTCCTCGTGGCCTTTGGATACCTCTGGCGGGAAGGTGTGTTCGACTGGGGCGCCAAGAGGATCATCGAGCGAGGCGGTTCCGGGCCAGGCGAGCGAGACAGCGTCGCTCGCCCCGATGACTCGTCTGCCGAGCGAATGGAGACTCGAGCGGCGTGA